Part of the Streptomyces sp. f51 genome is shown below.
ACCGACCTGGTAGTGCTCGACCCGCCCGTTCTCGATCTGGCCCCTGACCTGCGTGACCTCGAACCAGTCGAGGTTGCGCAGGGTCTGCGAGGCCCGGGTGACCCCATTGCGAATGGCCTGGTCGACGCCTTCGTGGGAGGTCCCGACGATCTCGGTGACCCGGTAGGTGTGCTCGGACATGCGGCTGCTCCTCTCCGCCGTGGCGCGAGTGCCAGGCGTGATTCCACGGTGCCCCACCGGCTGGCGCTCCGCGAGACGGCGGGGTGCCGCGGGTGAAGCGGGACCCCGCGGGCCGGCGCCCGCCTCCGGTCCCGGCCGCGCGGCGGTGTGCTTGAGTGGGCGGCGGCGCGAACGCCCCGGCCTCGCCACCCCCGCGCCCCCTACTCGCTCCCCGGAAGGGAACCGGACGTCGTGCACGTACTGATCCTGGGTGGTACGACCGAGGCCCGCCGTCTCGCCGAGAGCCTGGCGGAGCCGGCCCGCCCGGACCTCAGGGTGACGAACTCGCTCGCCGGGCGGGTGGGCGCGCCCCGGCTGCCGCCCGGCGAGGTGCGCGTGGGCGGCTTCGGCGGCACCGAGGGGCTGGCGCGGTGGCTGCGCGAGCACGCCGTCGACGCGGTCGTCGACGCCACCCACCCCTTCGCCGGGACCATCAGCTCCAACGCGGCCTCGGCGGCGGCCGCCACCGGTGTTCCCCTCCTCGCCCTCAGGCGCCCCGGCTGGGCCCCGGTCCCGGGCGACCTCTGGCACGAGACCGGGTCCCTGGAAGAGGCCGCCGGTCTCCTGCCCGCGCTGGGCGGCCGCGTGTTCCTCACCACGGGCCGGCTGGGACTCGCGGCCTTCGCGGCCCTGGACGACCTGTGGTTCCTCGTACGCTCCGTGGACGCGCCGGAGGCACCGGCCCCGGCCCGTATGGAGGTACTGCTCGACCGCGGCCCGTTCACGCTCGACGGGGAGCGGGAACTGCTCCTGCGTCACGCCATCGAGGTCGTCGTGACGAAGGACAGCGGAGGCCACGCCACCGCGCCGAAACTGACGGCGGCCCGTGAGGCCGGACTGCCGGTCGTCGTGATCCGCAGACCGCGGGTGCCCGAGGGCGTCCCCGTCGTGACGGACCCCGGGGCGGCGGTCGACTGGCTCAGCGAGCGGTTCGGGCCGCTCCTGCCGCCCGGCACACCCCCCTGATCCCTCACGCCCCGGTGCCGGGGCCGTGGGCCGTGGCCCGAGCGGGTACCGGGGGCTGGTCCGGCCAGGCGAACGCGTACCGGGGATCACCGCCCCGGCTCAGCCGTACGAAGCGCAGGAGTTCACGGACGATGCCCGCGTTGCCCATCGCCCAGCCCGCGCACGGTTCGAGGTCGCTCGGGGTGGCCCTGTGCTCGGAGTTGGACCAGCGAGCGCCCTCGCCGTCCCGGATCGCGCGGGCGGCGAGGTCCGCGACGAGGACCCGGGCGAAGCCGTCCACGTCCCGCCCCTCGGCGATGCGGTCGCAGGCCAGAGCGAGGACGCCCGCGGTGCCGCAGCAGCGGCCGCTGTTGTCCCAGAAGCCGGGGCGCAGCCGCCGCGGCAGGCCGGAACGGGTGACCGTGTGCCAGCACCGGTCCGCGAGGGCGGGCCAGAGGGGGTCGCCCGTGACGTCCCGCAGCAGCCGGAACACCTGGGCGTCACCTGCCGGGCCGTGGCACCAGCCGTAGCTGACGGGCTCGACGACATCGGGGCGGTACTGCGGGGTCGAGTGCCGCACCAGAAAGCCCTCGGGCCCCGCCTCGTCGCGCGCCACGACGTCCGCGGCGCCGGCCAGCGCGAGGCCGACCAGGTCCGCGCGGCCGGTGGCCCCGCCGACCCGGGCGAGCCCCACGACGATGCCGAGCGTGCCGTGCGAGATGTGGTGCAGACGGGCCTCGACACCCGTGCGATGGGCCCAGTGGACGCCCGCCGGGGTCGGTTCCGCCGTCCGCAGATACGGCTCCACGGCGAGGACGGCGAGTTCGGTGTCGCCGGCCAGGAGCGCGCCGAGGCCGATCCCCGCGTTGCCGCCCATCAGTTCGTACAGTTCGCCCCAGCGGGTGCCGTCGAAGCGTGACCGCAGGCGTTCCAGCGCGCGGTCGGCGGCGGCCCCGGCGGTCGTGTCACCGAGTTCCCGCTCAAGGGTCCGCAGGACGAGCGCGATGCCGGTGCGGCCGAAGTAGAGGGAGTCGTCCTCGACGCCGTCGGCGCGGTCCGCGAGGCCGAGGCCGGCGCGCAGCGCGCTGTCGGCGTAGGAGTCGTCGCCGAAGTGCCGCCATGCCTCCAGGAGTACGGGCACGATCCCGGCCGTACCGCTGTAGAGGCTCGGATCGAGGCCGCTGTCCGAGGGCCTGGAGGCCCAGCCGAGACCGCCCCCTGCGGTCTCCCGCGCCGTCCCGGCCAGCCACCGCAGCCCGTCCGCCGCGAGCTCCTCGACGTCACCGACCGTCACCGCGGGGGCTTCGGGTGCCGTCACTCCTCCTCGCTCGCGATGGCGTTGACCGCGGCCGCCGCGATCGCACTGCCACCGCGACGGCCGCGTACCACCAAGTGGTCCAGGCCGGAGGGGTGTTGGGCCAGGGCCTCCTTCGACTCGGCGGCGCCCACGAAGCCCACGGGGACACCGATGACCGCGGCCGGGCGCGGGGCGCCCTCCTCGATCAGTTCCAGAAGGCGGAAGAGCGCGGTCGGGGCGTTGCCCACGGCCACCACGGCGCCGTCCAGGTGCTCGCGCCACAGTTCCAGGGCCGCGGCGCTGCGCGTGGTGCCCAGCCGGGCCGCCAGATCCGGCACCGACGGGTCGGAGAGCGTGCAGATCACGGCGTTGTCCGCGGGCAGCCGCTTGCGGGTGATCCCGCTCGCGACCATGGAGACGTCGCACAGGATCGGAGCGCCCGAGCGCAGGGCCTCGCGGGCGCGGGCCACGACGTGCGGGGTGTACGCGAGGTCGCCGACGAGGTCCACCATGCCGCAGGCGTGGATCATCCGCACCGCCACCTGGCTGACGTCGGCGGGCAGGCCCGCGAGATCGGCTTCCGCGCGGATGGTGGCAAAGGACTCGCGGTAGATGGCCGCGCCGTCCTTCTCGTAGTCGAACACTGTCTTCTCGCTCATCCCTCGGCGTTCCGGTTCCCGTTCGGGCGCGTGCCGACGCCACGGACGCGCCCGAGGGCGCGCGGGCGTCGGCGCGAGCCTATCGATCACCGGCGGACGGCCGACCGGGAGGGCTCCCGCGGGAACCCTCCCGGTCGCCCGCCGTGGGCGTGCGCCCGAACCCGGGCCGCGCTAGCCCGCGGTGGCGAGGGTCAGGGTGAACCCCGCCTCGGGGTCGGCCCAGAGTTCGTCCGTGCGCAGGCCCGCGTCCGCCATCTCCGACCGCAGTCCTTCGACCGTGAACTTCGCGCTGCGCTCGGTGATCCACTCCTCACCCTGCTCGAACGGCACGGACAGACCCAGGCCCCGGATCTTGACGCGCTGTTCGGCCCGGCTGCGCAGCCTCATCTCGATGTGGCTCTCCTCGCCGTTCCACACCGCGACATGGTCGAAGCTGTCCGGGTCGAAGTCGGCGTCCAGTTCGTGGTTCAGGACGTGCAGCAGGTTCTTGTCGAACTCGGCCGTGACCCCCTGGGCGTCGTCGTAGGCGGTGACCATCTCGTCCACGTCCTTGACCAGGTCCGCGCCGATCAGCAGGAAGTCCTCGGGGCGCATGATGTCCCGCAGCCCGCGCAGGAACGGGCCCCGGGTGGACCGGCGGAAGTTGCCCAGCGTGCTGCCGAGGAAGGCGATCAGACGGGAGCCGCGCTCGGGCAGTTCCGGCAGGACGAGGGGGGCGGTGAAGTCGGCGCGCAGGGCGTGCAGGCTGATCCCCGGGTAGTCCGCGACGAGTTGGGCGCTCGCCTGGTGCAGCGCGTCCGCGCTGACGTCGACCGGGACGTACCGCAGGCCGGCGGGACCCAGCGCCTCGATGATCAGCTTGGTCTTGGTCGAACTCCCGGATCCGAGTTCGACCAGGCTGCGCGCCGACGTCCGGGCCGCGATCTCGTCGGCGTGCCGTTGCAGCAGCCCCAGTTCGGCCCGCCACAGGGGGTACTCGGGCAGCTGGGTGATCTCCTCGAACAGGTCGCTGCCCCGGGCGTCGTAGAACCACGTGGGCGCCGTGGACTTCGGGGTGCTGGTCAGCCCGTCGTGGATGTCGGCGTTCAGAGCCTTGGCGTAGTGCTCGGCCTCGAGCGTGTCGGTGTAGCCGTAGGTGCCGGTCATGAGTGCCTCTCTTCGGTCGGCGTCGACGTCACATCGGCGGAGTGCCGGGATCGCGGTCCGCCCGTCGAAGCGGCGGAACCGGCGGCCGAGGGTGCCCTTCGTGCACCGGAGAGGGCGTACGGGGGTGCCTGTGCGGTGTCCTCGTGAAGGGTGGGGTTCAACTCGAACGGACTCACGTACGGGGCTCCTTGCGCTGTGCGGATGCCATGTCGTCGCTCATGTCCTTGAGCGGGGTGAGCAGGACGTCGGTACGTCCGGCGGTGAGGAGGGTGCGGTCGGGGACCTCACGCCAGAGCGGGTCGTCGTCGTGCGGCTCGGAGGCCACGAGGGTGCGGCGGCCGGGCTCGATCAGATACCAGAGGGTGTCGCCCCAGGCGGTCGCGGTGATCGCCTCGCCGTCGGTGAGCAGCAGGTTGAGCCGCGACCCCGGTGCCGCCTCGGCGACCTCCACGACGGTGTCGGCCAGCGCCTGGCCCGGTTCGTCGCCCGACCGCAGCCGGCGCAGGACCAGCGCCCACACGAACGCGGAGTCGCACCGCGCCTCCAGGGACAGCAACTCGGCCGGGGGCAGGCCCGACACGAGCGGGGCGAGCGTTCCGGGCCAGCCTCGGACCGCACCGTTGTGGCTGAACAGCCAGGGACCCGCGGCGAACGGCGCGGCCGCCGCCTCCCCGTCCGCGCCCGCCACGGTCGCGTCCCGCACCGCGGCGAGCAGCGCCCGCGTCCCGACCACCCGGGCCAGGTCCGCGAACGACTGGTCGCCCCAGATCGGGCCCGTGCGCCGGTAGCGGGCCGGGACCGGGTCGCCCTCGGCGTACCAGCCCACCCCGAAACCGTCGGCGTTGACCGTCCCGTGCCGCTGGCGCCGGGGTGCCCACGACTGCCGGAACAGGCTGTGCTCCGGTGCCACGAGGAGCGCTCCGAGCCTCTCCTCGTCTCCCAGATACGCCAGATGACGGCACATCAGGCGGCTCCGTCGCGGGCCGTGCGGAACCCGGAGAAGATCTGCCGCCGGATCGGGTAGTCCCAGTTGCGGAACGTGCCCCGGCAGGCCACCTGGTCCACCGCGAACGAACCGCCGCGCAGCACCTTGTACTCCGGGCCGAAGAACACCTCCGAGTACTCGCGGTAGGGGAACGCGACGAACCCGGGGTAGGGCTCCAGATCGCTCGACGTCCACTCCCACACGTCACCGATCAACTGCCGTACGCCGAGCGGTGACGCGCCCGCCGGATAGCTGCCCGCCGGGGCCGGACGCAGATGGCGCTGGCCCAGGTTGGCGTGGGCCGGGGAGGGGTCCTCGTCCCCCCACGGGTAGCGCGTGGAACGGCCGGACACCGGGTCGTGGCGGGCGGCCTTCTCCCACTCGGCCTCGGTGGGCAGCCGCCGCCCCGCCCAGCGCGCGTACGCGTCCGCCTCGTACCAGCACACGTGCAGCACCGGCTCCTCGGGCGGCACGACCTCCGTCACCCCGAAGCGGCGCCGCAGCCACTGGCCGCCCTCGCGCCGCCAGAACAGCGGTGCCTCGATGCCGTGCGTACGGATGTGGTCGAAGCCCGCGGGGGTCCACCAGCGTTCCTCGCCGTAGCCGCCGTCCTCGATGAAGGCCTGGTAGGCGGCGTTGGTGACCGGGGTGGTGTCGATGAAGAACGACGGGACCGTGCGCCGGTGCGCGGGACGCTCGTTGTCGAGCGCCCACGGTTCGGTGGAGGTGCCCATCACGAACGGGCCCCCGGGCACCAGGACTTCGGCGGGACCCGTGAACGGCTCCGCGGGCGCGGGGTCCGGCGCGGTGAGGGCCGCGGGCCCGTGCCGGAGCTGATGGGTGATCAGCATGGTCTCGTCGTGCTGCTGTTCGTGCTGCGCGATCATGCCGAACGCGAATCCCGACTCGGTCAGCCGGGTGCCCTCGAACGCGGCGCTCTCCAGGACGTCCAGCGCCCGGCCGCGTACCTCGGCCGCGTATGTACGGGCCTCGGCGGGCGGCAGCAGCGGCAACGACGGCCGCTCCGCGCGCGCGTGCTCGAAGGCGTCGTACAGCCCGTCGATCTCGGGCCGCATCGCCTCGCGCCCCGCGACCGCCCGCAGCAGCCACAGCTCCTCCTGGTTGCCGATGTGCGCGAGGTCCCACACCAGCGGAGACATCAACGGCGAGTGCTGTGCCGTCAGTTCGGGGTCCTCCACGCACGAGGTGAGCAGGGCGGTGCGGTCGCGGGCGGTGATGAGCGCGTCCAGGGCGCGCTGCCGGAGCGACTCCGGATCCGTGCGCGGATCGGAAGCGGTCGTGCCGGTCATGTGCTGATGTCCTTCCCGTCGGACGGACGCTGCGGGCCGCCGGCCGGGCCGCGCCCGGAGGGGCCGTCGTGGCGGGCCGGGCCGCCGTCGTGGTGGGCCATGGCCGCGCCGACCAGGTCGTCGGCGGGGCAGCGGCCCCGGGCCACATAGCGGTCGGTGAACTCGGCCACCGCGTCGAGTACCTCCGCGGTGGCACCGAGCCGGGGCAGTGCCTCGTACGCGGCCGCGAAACAGATGGCCGCGGCCTCGCGCAGCTCCGGATCGGCTAGGCCGAACCGCGCCGCGTCCTGCCACAGCGGATTGCGCGGCGCCGGATCACGGCCGGCCCGCTCGGCGAGCGGCTTGACCGTCCGGTAGGCGATCTCGGCCGCCTCCGGGTCGTCGAACAGCGCCGCCGTCACCGCGAGCGGCACGATCCAGCCGTCCTCGCCCGGCTGGGCGTCGATCATGCGCAGCTCCAGATGCCCGCGCGGCCGTACCGGCGGGAACAGCGTGGTCATGTGGTAGTCGAGGTCCGTCCGGTCCGGTGGCGCGTCGGACCTCGTCCAGTCCCGGAAACTCAGGCCCTCCGGGACCTCCCAGGGCGCGTCGGTCCCTCGTACGCACATCACCGGCGCGTCCAGCACGCGCCGGGCCCAGGCCGCACGCGGATCACCGCCCAGCGGCGGCGCGTCGGTGCGCCCCGGGTCCATCGACGCCCACAGCGACTGACGGGTGGAGCGCCAGCCGGTGCGCCGTCCGCGGGCCATCGGCGAGTGGGCGAACGCGGCCACGAGGACCGCGCCGAGCTGATGGGCCAGCCACCAGCGGCGCCCGTGCCCGAGCGGGCCCGGCTCCTCGTACCCGGCGTCCAGGCACACCTGGACCGACGCCGACGTGCACATCATGGCGCGGCCCTCCGGCCCCGCGCGGTCCAGATACCGCTCCATGGCGTCGTACCTGGGCTCATGGAGATAGCGGCTCGGGGGGTTCCAGGGGTCCTGGCCGAAACCGCTGAGGCCGAGGCCCGCCTCGCGCAGGGTCGCGCGTACGGCGTCCAGGTCGGCCGAGACGGACCGCACGCACTCCATCAGGGAGGCGGCGGGGTCGGAGCTGAGCTCCAGCTGTCCTCCGGGTTCGACGGTGAGCGCCGAACGCAGGGGCAGGGTCCGCAGTGCGGCGTAGGCCGCTTCGAGTCGTTCGGGTGATACGGGCAGCCGCGGTCCGCGCAGCTCGTGGACCAGCCATTCCACCTCGACACCGAGGAGGCGGGGCGGACCGGTCTTGAAGCAGATGCCACGGACCAGTGCTTCCACCTCGGCCTCGGTGACAGCGGAGCGTCGTCGCTCCGTACAGTCACTCACCGAATCGGACATGTCGGGATCCTCCTGAGATTCCACCATGCCGCCGGCCCGGGGTCTGGTGGGCCGGACCGACAATGACCGTTCCACCCAAGACCCTCTCGCCGGTTCGCACAAGGGTGCAAATCGTCGCTTCGGGGACCGGGAAGCGCTGTTTGCGGCGCCGGGAAACTCTGTTGCGCCCGAGGACCAGCATCGCTCACGATGCGTTCATGGGCACGACGGGGGAGCGCACGCAGGCCGCGCCCGTGGCGCGTACGGGGGTGGCGCCATGAGCGCGCGCCTGCGTGCGATCGCCCGGGAGACCGAGGAGATCGTGGCGGCCGGCGGCTACCGCGCCCCCTCCGGAGGCAGCGTTTCCATCGCCGCGGCCGTCGAGGCCGCGCGGGCCGGGACACGGCTGCACGGACCGGAGCCGGTGGGGATACCGTCGGTGACGCGGGTCGTCACTTCGTACGAGGTGACGGGCGAGAGCAGCCTGGAGGCGGCCCGTCGGCTGACCTCGCGGGGCGGGGATCCGGTGGCCGTGCTGAACTTCTCCTCGGCGCGCAATCCCGGCGGCGGCTATCTGAACGGCGCGCAGGCCCAGGAAGAGG
Proteins encoded:
- a CDS encoding dodecin — encoded protein: MSEHTYRVTEIVGTSHEGVDQAIRNGVTRASQTLRNLDWFEVTQVRGQIENGRVEHYQVGLKLGFRLEDAD
- a CDS encoding cobalt-precorrin-6A reductase — protein: MHVLILGGTTEARRLAESLAEPARPDLRVTNSLAGRVGAPRLPPGEVRVGGFGGTEGLARWLREHAVDAVVDATHPFAGTISSNAASAAAATGVPLLALRRPGWAPVPGDLWHETGSLEEAAGLLPALGGRVFLTTGRLGLAAFAALDDLWFLVRSVDAPEAPAPARMEVLLDRGPFTLDGERELLLRHAIEVVVTKDSGGHATAPKLTAAREAGLPVVVIRRPRVPEGVPVVTDPGAAVDWLSERFGPLLPPGTPP
- a CDS encoding lanthionine synthetase LanC family protein; its protein translation is MTAPEAPAVTVGDVEELAADGLRWLAGTARETAGGGLGWASRPSDSGLDPSLYSGTAGIVPVLLEAWRHFGDDSYADSALRAGLGLADRADGVEDDSLYFGRTGIALVLRTLERELGDTTAGAAADRALERLRSRFDGTRWGELYELMGGNAGIGLGALLAGDTELAVLAVEPYLRTAEPTPAGVHWAHRTGVEARLHHISHGTLGIVVGLARVGGATGRADLVGLALAGAADVVARDEAGPEGFLVRHSTPQYRPDVVEPVSYGWCHGPAGDAQVFRLLRDVTGDPLWPALADRCWHTVTRSGLPRRLRPGFWDNSGRCCGTAGVLALACDRIAEGRDVDGFARVLVADLAARAIRDGEGARWSNSEHRATPSDLEPCAGWAMGNAGIVRELLRFVRLSRGGDPRYAFAWPDQPPVPARATAHGPGTGA
- a CDS encoding precorrin-8X methylmutase, yielding MFDYEKDGAAIYRESFATIRAEADLAGLPADVSQVAVRMIHACGMVDLVGDLAYTPHVVARAREALRSGAPILCDVSMVASGITRKRLPADNAVICTLSDPSVPDLAARLGTTRSAAALELWREHLDGAVVAVGNAPTALFRLLELIEEGAPRPAAVIGVPVGFVGAAESKEALAQHPSGLDHLVVRGRRGGSAIAAAAVNAIASEEE
- the egtD gene encoding L-histidine N(alpha)-methyltransferase, whose translation is MTGTYGYTDTLEAEHYAKALNADIHDGLTSTPKSTAPTWFYDARGSDLFEEITQLPEYPLWRAELGLLQRHADEIAARTSARSLVELGSGSSTKTKLIIEALGPAGLRYVPVDVSADALHQASAQLVADYPGISLHALRADFTAPLVLPELPERGSRLIAFLGSTLGNFRRSTRGPFLRGLRDIMRPEDFLLIGADLVKDVDEMVTAYDDAQGVTAEFDKNLLHVLNHELDADFDPDSFDHVAVWNGEESHIEMRLRSRAEQRVKIRGLGLSVPFEQGEEWITERSAKFTVEGLRSEMADAGLRTDELWADPEAGFTLTLATAG
- the egtC gene encoding ergothioneine biosynthesis protein EgtC translates to MCRHLAYLGDEERLGALLVAPEHSLFRQSWAPRRQRHGTVNADGFGVGWYAEGDPVPARYRRTGPIWGDQSFADLARVVGTRALLAAVRDATVAGADGEAAAAPFAAGPWLFSHNGAVRGWPGTLAPLVSGLPPAELLSLEARCDSAFVWALVLRRLRSGDEPGQALADTVVEVAEAAPGSRLNLLLTDGEAITATAWGDTLWYLIEPGRRTLVASEPHDDDPLWREVPDRTLLTAGRTDVLLTPLKDMSDDMASAQRKEPRT
- the egtB gene encoding ergothioneine biosynthesis protein EgtB, with the translated sequence MTGTTASDPRTDPESLRQRALDALITARDRTALLTSCVEDPELTAQHSPLMSPLVWDLAHIGNQEELWLLRAVAGREAMRPEIDGLYDAFEHARAERPSLPLLPPAEARTYAAEVRGRALDVLESAAFEGTRLTESGFAFGMIAQHEQQHDETMLITHQLRHGPAALTAPDPAPAEPFTGPAEVLVPGGPFVMGTSTEPWALDNERPAHRRTVPSFFIDTTPVTNAAYQAFIEDGGYGEERWWTPAGFDHIRTHGIEAPLFWRREGGQWLRRRFGVTEVVPPEEPVLHVCWYEADAYARWAGRRLPTEAEWEKAARHDPVSGRSTRYPWGDEDPSPAHANLGQRHLRPAPAGSYPAGASPLGVRQLIGDVWEWTSSDLEPYPGFVAFPYREYSEVFFGPEYKVLRGGSFAVDQVACRGTFRNWDYPIRRQIFSGFRTARDGAA
- the egtA gene encoding ergothioneine biosynthesis glutamate--cysteine ligase EgtA, encoding MSDSVSDCTERRRSAVTEAEVEALVRGICFKTGPPRLLGVEVEWLVHELRGPRLPVSPERLEAAYAALRTLPLRSALTVEPGGQLELSSDPAASLMECVRSVSADLDAVRATLREAGLGLSGFGQDPWNPPSRYLHEPRYDAMERYLDRAGPEGRAMMCTSASVQVCLDAGYEEPGPLGHGRRWWLAHQLGAVLVAAFAHSPMARGRRTGWRSTRQSLWASMDPGRTDAPPLGGDPRAAWARRVLDAPVMCVRGTDAPWEVPEGLSFRDWTRSDAPPDRTDLDYHMTTLFPPVRPRGHLELRMIDAQPGEDGWIVPLAVTAALFDDPEAAEIAYRTVKPLAERAGRDPAPRNPLWQDAARFGLADPELREAAAICFAAAYEALPRLGATAEVLDAVAEFTDRYVARGRCPADDLVGAAMAHHDGGPARHDGPSGRGPAGGPQRPSDGKDIST